In Juglans microcarpa x Juglans regia isolate MS1-56 chromosome 4S, Jm3101_v1.0, whole genome shotgun sequence, a single window of DNA contains:
- the LOC121262110 gene encoding uncharacterized protein LOC121262110, which yields MDKSWMNDPDRLVSPAYAEGVKYFLAQARNHASGRDRIRCPCRACLNNLWLLIFEVETHLFMKWINPNYTQWIFHREEDTTWNMSDEDIDDDINQEDDYIDDMQDMLDDIRAGTFDDAPQDSTPAANRPRETVDSLSFQQLLEDARRPLFDGCTKFLKLSFVVKLLHIKSISGWSIKSFDILLDLLRSAFPDALLPQLYEESRSLERGLGFKYHKIHACPNDCILFWKENAALNECPVCKASRWIPNTHGQRAVPQKVLRHFPLKPRLQRLFMSAKIAGDMRWHKEQQTKEDSCMRHPADSECWKKFDEDHDWFALDPRNVRLGLASDVFTPFNNLAKPHSIWPVILVPYNLPPWSCMKDQFFITSLIIPGPRSPGNEIDVYLQPLIDELLEFWVDGVPTYDASTKETFMLHAALLWTINDFPAYGNLSGWSTKGKLACPSCNADTDSNWLKYGRKHCYMGHRRFLPQITYGEGRNGCSTVEKIIACHQGNLVLKRFKINCR from the coding sequence atggacaaaagttggatgaatGACCCCGATAGGCTTGTATCACCTGCATACGCCGAAGGCGTTAAATATTTCCTCGCACAAGCACGAAACCATGCAAGTGGAAGGGATCGCATCCGGTGTCCATGTCGTGCATGCCTTAACAATCTATGGCTGCTTATATTTGAGgtggaaactcatttgtttATGAAATGGATCAACCCAAATTACACGCAGTGGATATTTCATCGGGAGGAGGATACAACATGGAACATGAGTGAtgaagatattgatgatgatatCAACCAAGAAGACGATTACATAGATGACATGCAGGATATGTTGGATGACATCCGGGCAGGCACCTTCGATGATGCGCCCCAAGATAGCACTCCTGCGGCAAACAGGCCACGAGAGACGGTAGATTCATTATCTTTCCAGCAACTACTAGAGGATGCCCGACGTCCGTTATTTGATGGgtgtacaaaatttttaaaactgtCATTCGTGGTCAAGTTGTTACACATCAAATCAATCAGTGGGTGGTCAATTAAGTCATTTGACATTCTACTTGATTTGTTGAGGTCTGCCTTTCCTGATGCCCTATTGCCACAATTATATGAGGAGTCAAGGTCGTTGGAGCGCGGTTTGGGCTTcaaataccacaaaatccatgcgTGCCCCAACGACTGCATcttattttggaaggaaaatgcagCTCTTAATGAATGCCCTGTATGTAAGGCTTCGAGGTGGATACCAAATACACACGGACAGCGCGCGGTACCTCAAAAAGTGTTGCGTCACTTTCCTTTGAAACCAAGATTGCAGCGTCTCTTCATGTCTGCAAAGATAGCAGGTGATATGCGATGGCACAAAGAGCAACAGACGAAAGAAGATAGTTGTATGAGACATCCGGCCGACTCTGAGTgctggaagaaatttgatgaagaTCATGACTGGTTCGCTTTAGATCCTCGCAATGTTAGGCTCGGTCTGGCAAGTGATGTCTTCACTCCATTCAACAACTTGGCTAAACCTCATAGCATTTGGCCAGTGATCCTTGTCCCCTATAACTTGCCGCCGTGGTCATGCATGAAAGACCAATTCTTCATAACATCTCTGATTATTCCTGGCCcaaggtcaccagggaatgaGATTGATGTATACTTGCAGCCGTTGATCGATGAACTGCTTGAATTTTGGGTAGATGGGGTACCTACATATGATGCCTCAACTAAGGAGACGTTTATGTTGCATGCTGCCTTATTGTGGACAATCAACGATTTTCCTGCCTACGGGAATCTGTCTGGCTGGTCAACAAAGGGAAAATTGGCTTGTCCATCTTGCAATGCAGACACAGACTCTAATTGGTTGAAATATGGCCGAAAACATTGTTACATGGGACATCGTCGTTTCTTACCCCAGATCACATATGGAGAAGGAAGAAATGGTTGTTCAACAGTAGAGAAGATCATCGCAT
- the LOC121262109 gene encoding uncharacterized protein LOC121262109: MVKFFLWKAANELLPTKRNLFHRKIVENPLCPICFRDEESVIHALWKCPAANDVWANGLSGIHKWKREGVDLLTLRGKMMKVLEKATLEEPAVILRKVWLRRNTFVFYNRLTCPRRLLSTAIETLEDFKKENGRVITKDQQAMVLVNKSKWVRPAADFVKVNWDASLDLKNRRMGMEIISRNEEGEALLGVCDSRMNV; encoded by the coding sequence ATGGTCAAGTTTTTCCTATGGAAGGCAGCAAATGAGTTATTACCTACTAAGAGGAATTTGTTCCATAGAAAAATTGTTGAGAATCCTCTATGCCCTATCTGTTTCAGAGATGAAGAATCGGTTATACATGCACTTTGGAAATGCCCTGCAGCAAACGATGTATGGGCAAATGGCTTGAGTGGTATACACAAGTGGAAGAGGGAGGGTGTTGATCTGCTAACATTACGGGGAAAGATGATGAAAGTACTCGAGAAAGCTACGTTAGAAGAGCCAGCTGTTATCCTTAGGAAAGTCTGGCTGAGAAGAAACacctttgttttttataatagaCTCACATGCCCAAGAAGACTGTTATCCACTGCCATTGAGACACTGGAGgatttcaagaaagaaaatggaagggTTATTACTAAAGATCAACAGGCTATGGTGCTTGTTAATAAGTCTAAATGGGTTCGACCTGCAGCAGATTTTGTGAAGGTTAATTGGGATGCATCCTTGGACTTGAAGAATAGAAGAATGGGGATGGAGATAATCAGTAGAAATGAAGAGGGAGAGGCACTGCTTGGGGTGTGTGATAGTAGAATGAATGTATAG